The following nucleotide sequence is from Salvelinus sp. IW2-2015 linkage group LG26, ASM291031v2, whole genome shotgun sequence.
ctgctgatgctgccATGATAATTATCAtactgctgctcatgttgctgctcatgttgctgtgtTCATGTTGCTGCTGATGTTGCTGTTCGTGTTTCTACAcatgctgctgctcatgctgctgctaaTGTTGCTGCTCGTGTTGCTGTCATGTTGCTGTTCATGTTGCACggctcatgttgctgctcatgaaGCTGCTCAGTTGCTGCCAATGCTACTGCTCATGTTGCTGTAatgctgctgctcatgctgctgctcatttcctgctcatgttgctgctcatactGATGTGATTTGCTGCTCATGGTTCTGCCCATGGTGCTGCTCATGGTGCTGCTGATCATGTTTATTCTCATAccgctgctcatgctgctgcccatgttgctgctcatgctgctgctcatgctgcttcTGATGCCGCTCATGTTTTTTCTCATACTGatgttcatgttgctgctcatgctgctgctcatgttgctgtcatgctgttgttcatgttgctgctcatgtgctgctcatgctgctgctcatgttgctgttcAGTTGCTGCTGATGTTGCTGTTCGTGTttctacactactgctactcatGCTGCTGCTAGTGTTGCTGCTCgtgttgctgctcatgttgctgttcatgtttctgtcatgttgctgttcatgttgctgctcatgttgctgttcatgtttgctgctcatgttgctgttcATACTGCTGCTCATACTGCTGCGCATGTTGatgtcatgttgctgctcatgctgctgctcatgttgctgctcattcTGCTGTGATGTTATtgttcatgttgctgctcatgaagctgctcatgttgctgctcaaactgctgctcatgctgctgctcatgttgctgctcatgctgctgctgaTGCCGCTCATGTTTATTCTCATAGTGctgttcatgttgctgctcatgaaGCTGCTCATGTTGCTGATCATGCTGCTGCTTCATTTGTGCTcatgctgctgctgatgctgctgctgatgctgctcCTGATATTATCAtactgctgctcatgttgctgctcatgttgctgctcatgttgctgttcATGTTGCTGCTGATGTTGCTGTTCGTGTTTCTACAcatgctgctgctcatgctgctgctaaTGTTGCTGCTCGTGTTGCTGCTCATGTTTCTGTCATGTTGctgttcatgttgctgctcatgttgcggctcatgttgctgctcatgaagctgctcatgttgctgccaATGCTACTGCTCATGTTGCTGTAatgctgctgctcatgctgctgctcatgttcctgctcatgttgctgctcatactGATGTGATTTTGCTGCTCATGGTTCTGCCCATGGTGCTGCTCATGGTGCTGCTGATCATGTTTATTCTCATacgctgctcatgttgctgctcatgttaCTGTCATGCTGCTGcccatgttgctgctcatgctgctgctcatgctgctgctgatgccgctaatgttttttctcatactgctgttcatgttgctgctcatgaagctgctcatgttgctgttcATGTTTTTGCTaatgttgctgctcatgctgctgctcgtGTTGCTgcacatgttgctgctcatgttgcttctcatgctgctgctcattctgctggtcatgttgctgctcatgttgctgctcatactGCTGTCATGTTGCCGCTCATGCTGCTGCTTATGCTGATGCTAATGCTTTGATACAATCTGCTgccatgttgctgctcatgctgctgcttcTGTTGCTGTcctgctgctgctcatgttgctgctcatgttcctgttcatgttgctgctcatgctgtAGCTCATACTGCTGCTCAaattgctgctcatgttgctgttcatgttgctgctcattacgctgctcatgctgctgctcatgctgctgctcatgttgctgctcatactGCTGTCATGTTGCTGCTTGTGCTACTGCTCATaatgctgctcatgttgctgttcATGTTGCTGCTTACGTTGCTGTTCATCTTTCTAAcaatgctgctgctcttgctgcTGCTAATGTTGCTGTCATGTTGCTGTTCATGTTGTGCTCATTTGCTGATCATACTGCTATCATGCTGCTGCCTCATGTGCTTCATTGTGCTgttcatgctgctgctcatgttgctgctcatttgCTGCTCATTTTGCTGATCATACTGCTGCCATGTAtattcatgttgctgctcatgctgctgctcatgttgccgCTCATTCTGCTGTGATGTTATtgttcatgttgctgctcatgaagctgctcatgttgctgctcatgctgctgctgctgctcatgttaATTATCatactgctgctcatgctgctgctcatgctgcttcTGCTCATGTTAATTATAAtactgctgctcatgttgctgctcatgctgctgctcatgttgctgttcatgttgctgctcatgttgctgctcatgttgctgctcatactGCTGTCATGTTTGCCGCTCTGCTGCTGCTCATGCTGATGCTAATGCTATGATCAatc
It contains:
- the LOC139023017 gene encoding protein kinase 4-like → MSSNMSSNMTSRMSSSMRSNMSSNMCSNTSSSMSSNISKNMNSNMSSFMSSNMNSSMRKNISGISSSMSSSMSSNMGSSMTNEQQHEQQHEQQHDINMRSSMSSSMNSNMSSKHEQQHEQQHEQQHDRNMNSNMSSNTSSNTSSSMSSSSVETRTATSAATEQQHEQQHEQHMSSNMNNSMTAT